A window of Auraticoccus monumenti contains these coding sequences:
- a CDS encoding carbohydrate ABC transporter permease, which produces MSATTDGALRPVPGTAPGRSASGPADSMRFGGVHGSKITPYAFLLPYLVLFVVFVAVPAVYGLWISLHDWDFLLEGKPFVGLDNYTALFDPASVQFEPFWNGMQATAIFTVASVPFLVVIPLGLAVLLHRKFPGRTFFRAVFFAPYVLGVAVIGLMWRYLLDPSFGAVNGLLGLLGLPSDIPWTTGQPWAWISLVAVTVWWTIGFNAIIYLAGLGDIGVEQYEAASLDGASAWQQFRFITVPGLRPVLVFVITMTVLASANMFGQSYLITQGGPGDSTRTAIIVITELGLSQYRMGQAAAMSYLLAVFLAVVSIINFRLLKERK; this is translated from the coding sequence ATGAGCGCCACCACAGACGGGGCGCTGCGCCCGGTGCCGGGAACGGCACCCGGGCGCAGCGCATCGGGACCCGCGGACTCGATGCGCTTCGGCGGCGTGCACGGGTCCAAGATCACCCCCTACGCCTTCCTGCTGCCGTACCTGGTCCTCTTCGTCGTGTTCGTGGCGGTCCCGGCCGTCTACGGCCTGTGGATCAGCCTGCACGACTGGGACTTCCTGCTGGAGGGGAAGCCGTTCGTCGGCCTGGACAACTACACCGCCCTGTTCGACCCGGCCTCGGTGCAGTTCGAGCCGTTCTGGAACGGCATGCAGGCGACGGCCATCTTCACCGTGGCCAGCGTCCCGTTCCTGGTGGTGATCCCGCTGGGGCTCGCGGTGCTGCTGCACCGCAAGTTCCCCGGCCGCACCTTCTTCCGCGCGGTCTTCTTCGCCCCGTACGTGCTGGGCGTGGCGGTGATCGGCCTGATGTGGCGCTACCTGCTGGACCCGTCCTTCGGGGCGGTCAACGGCCTGCTGGGTCTGCTCGGTCTGCCCTCGGACATCCCGTGGACGACCGGGCAGCCCTGGGCCTGGATCTCCCTGGTCGCGGTCACCGTGTGGTGGACGATCGGCTTCAACGCGATCATCTACCTCGCCGGGCTCGGTGACATCGGCGTCGAGCAGTACGAGGCGGCCTCGCTGGACGGGGCCTCCGCCTGGCAGCAGTTCCGCTTCATCACCGTCCCGGGGCTGCGACCCGTGCTGGTCTTCGTCATCACCATGACCGTGCTGGCCAGCGCCAACATGTTCGGCCAGAGCTACCTGATCACCCAGGGCGGGCCCGGTGACTCCACCCGGACCGCGATCATCGTGATCACCGAGCTCGGGCTCAGCCAGTACCGGATGGGCCAGGCGGCGGCGATGAGCTACCTGCTCGCGGTGTTCCTGGCCGTGGTCTCCATCATCAACTTCCGTCTGCTCAAGGAGCGGAAATGA
- a CDS encoding family 43 glycosylhydrolase has protein sequence MNPYPLRRLLAGLTAGGLAAAGLVAVGSADAAPRTEEIRNPISASFADTFADPAVIQGKDGFWYAYSTADPLREGDEPGVMHVARTRDWVDWEYQGTVFDEDNRPSYASPTAGLWAPDIRYVDGRYVLYYTVTDTTAPGDDSAIGAATAPSPTGPWTPTGAPVVAPRPQGDGFLWTYDPSQLTDVDGRRYLYYGSYYGGLHVTELSADGMTAVGEPTQVAIDNRYEGSYVIRHDGWYYLMASAANCCAGPTTGYSVFAGRSRSPLGPFVDADGISLLDSRVGGTVVLTQNGNRWIGAGHHAVATDASGRDHIVYHALDRQDPWLTEPFGINERPMLLDRLDWVDGWPRTRAGLGPSDEPQPAPVTGSGLGITPEDPAAAGFRGLRPGPVDPQAGRTALVQGPASTRQDAPARTLRLRMDVRGDEPLTVDLGRARMGVSVTWADGALTVTTTRGRDVRTTSTDAPARDGWQTLTVEVDRSDVVASLSESDLNDPSAEVGHSHRGLVLPGAPVALSSTGALVDNVTVRPLAEEDARLAPEPRTGRLIGGEEFDGPGTSLDWVREDPDATVSGGALRWPLQAADLTGGSNDAGVLLADAPAGDYIAETKVTLDLGTDEVRNYQQAGLVAYAGDDDFARLSTVAIWNTRQTEFGRELVATEDGRTSFGGALVGTPAPTVWLRLAHSTNEAGEHLYRAGTSRDGRSWTWGAVWTFEAGTEPRIGLVAHGGDTPAATAVFDHLRFYERRDRNR, from the coding sequence ATGAACCCCTACCCGCTCCGCCGGCTGCTCGCCGGTCTCACCGCCGGCGGGCTGGCCGCGGCCGGCCTGGTCGCGGTCGGCTCCGCCGACGCCGCGCCCCGCACCGAGGAGATCCGCAACCCGATCAGCGCCTCCTTCGCCGACACCTTCGCCGACCCGGCCGTGATCCAGGGCAAGGACGGCTTCTGGTACGCCTACTCCACCGCCGACCCGCTGCGCGAGGGCGACGAGCCGGGCGTCATGCACGTCGCCCGGACCCGGGACTGGGTCGACTGGGAGTACCAGGGCACGGTCTTCGACGAGGACAACCGCCCCTCCTACGCCAGCCCCACCGCCGGGCTGTGGGCCCCCGACATCCGCTACGTCGACGGCCGCTACGTCCTCTACTACACCGTGACCGACACCACCGCCCCCGGGGACGACTCCGCCATCGGTGCCGCCACCGCCCCGAGCCCGACCGGCCCGTGGACGCCCACCGGCGCCCCCGTGGTCGCACCCCGACCCCAGGGCGACGGGTTCCTGTGGACCTACGACCCCAGCCAGCTCACCGACGTAGACGGGCGCCGCTACCTCTACTACGGCTCCTACTACGGCGGTCTGCACGTCACCGAGCTCTCCGCGGACGGGATGACCGCTGTGGGCGAGCCCACCCAGGTGGCCATCGACAACCGCTACGAGGGCAGCTACGTCATCCGCCACGACGGCTGGTACTACCTGATGGCCTCGGCGGCCAACTGCTGCGCCGGACCCACCACCGGCTACTCCGTCTTCGCCGGCCGCTCCCGCTCCCCGCTGGGTCCCTTCGTCGACGCCGACGGCATCTCGCTGCTGGACTCCCGGGTCGGCGGCACCGTGGTGCTCACCCAGAACGGGAACCGCTGGATCGGCGCCGGCCACCACGCGGTGGCCACCGACGCCAGCGGCCGGGACCACATCGTCTACCACGCCCTCGACCGCCAGGACCCCTGGCTGACCGAGCCCTTCGGCATCAACGAGCGCCCGATGCTGCTGGACCGGCTGGACTGGGTGGACGGCTGGCCGCGCACCCGTGCCGGACTCGGCCCGAGCGACGAGCCGCAGCCCGCCCCCGTCACCGGCTCCGGGCTGGGGATCACCCCCGAGGACCCGGCGGCGGCAGGCTTCCGCGGCCTGCGCCCGGGCCCGGTGGACCCGCAGGCCGGGCGCACCGCACTGGTGCAGGGCCCGGCCAGCACCCGTCAGGACGCCCCCGCCCGCACCCTGCGGCTGCGGATGGACGTCCGCGGTGACGAGCCGCTCACGGTCGACCTGGGTCGGGCCCGCATGGGCGTCTCGGTCACCTGGGCCGACGGCGCGCTCACGGTGACCACCACCCGCGGCCGCGACGTCCGCACCACCAGCACCGACGCCCCGGCCCGCGACGGCTGGCAGACGCTGACCGTCGAGGTCGACCGCTCCGACGTGGTGGCCTCCCTCAGCGAGAGCGACCTCAACGACCCCTCCGCGGAGGTGGGGCACAGCCACCGCGGTCTGGTGCTGCCCGGCGCGCCCGTCGCGCTCTCCTCGACCGGGGCGCTGGTCGACAACGTGACCGTGCGGCCGCTGGCCGAGGAGGACGCCCGACTGGCGCCCGAGCCCCGCACCGGCCGGCTGATCGGCGGTGAGGAGTTCGACGGACCCGGCACCTCGCTGGACTGGGTCCGCGAGGACCCCGACGCGACGGTGTCCGGCGGTGCGCTGCGCTGGCCGCTGCAGGCCGCCGACCTGACCGGCGGGAGCAACGACGCCGGCGTGCTGCTGGCCGACGCCCCGGCCGGGGACTACATCGCCGAGACCAAGGTGACCCTCGACCTCGGCACCGACGAGGTGCGCAACTACCAGCAGGCCGGTCTCGTGGCCTACGCCGGGGACGACGACTTCGCCCGGCTCTCCACGGTGGCCATCTGGAACACCCGCCAGACCGAGTTCGGCCGCGAGCTGGTGGCCACCGAGGACGGTCGCACCAGCTTCGGCGGGGCGCTGGTGGGCACCCCGGCGCCGACGGTGTGGCTGCGGCTGGCCCACAGCACCAACGAGGCCGGTGAGCACCTGTACCGGGCCGGCACCAGCCGCGACGGCCGGAGCTGGACCTGGGGCGCGGTGTGGACCTTCGAGGCCGGCACCGAGCCGCGGATCGGCCTGGTGGCCCACGGCGGGGACACCCCCGCCGCCACCGCGGTCTTCGACCACCTGCGCTTCTACGAGCGCCGGGACCGCAACCGGTGA
- a CDS encoding carbohydrate ABC transporter permease — MTTTSETTERLPGGTTGDSPVSPRQAPGRGRRPLPGKVLFWVVMSLLTLVFIGPLAWMLLTAFKSNVESRTVPPTFFPAEPSLAAFNTLFFGDDSSPVLLWAANSFVAATAHALLVLLVSSMAGYALARMEFPFKKLLFGLIISTLFVPGFIFLMPNFLMLNRLGWLDTLWALIVPGAAGAFGVFFMRQFFAALPLELEESARIDGAGPFRIFRSIVLPNARPALVTLAVLSFLANWNDFVWPIYVLFSPERLTLPVGLSKLQGAYTTDYPVIMAGAAIASVPVLILYSFVQRYVIEGAASSGIKG; from the coding sequence ATGACGACGACCTCCGAGACCACCGAGCGCCTGCCCGGTGGTACCACCGGTGACAGCCCGGTCAGCCCGCGCCAGGCCCCGGGCCGGGGGCGCAGGCCGCTGCCGGGGAAGGTGCTCTTCTGGGTGGTGATGAGCCTGCTGACGCTGGTCTTCATCGGCCCGCTGGCCTGGATGCTGCTCACCGCCTTCAAGAGCAACGTCGAGAGCCGCACCGTGCCGCCGACGTTCTTCCCGGCCGAGCCGAGCCTGGCCGCGTTCAACACGCTGTTCTTCGGCGACGACTCCTCACCGGTGCTGCTCTGGGCGGCGAACTCCTTCGTGGCCGCCACCGCCCACGCGCTGCTGGTGCTGCTGGTGTCCTCGATGGCCGGCTACGCGCTGGCCCGGATGGAGTTCCCCTTCAAGAAGCTGCTGTTCGGGCTGATCATCTCCACGCTGTTCGTGCCGGGCTTCATCTTCCTGATGCCGAACTTCCTGATGCTCAACCGGCTCGGCTGGCTGGACACGCTGTGGGCGCTGATCGTGCCCGGCGCAGCGGGTGCCTTCGGGGTCTTCTTCATGCGGCAGTTCTTCGCGGCGCTGCCGCTGGAGCTGGAGGAGAGCGCCCGGATCGACGGGGCGGGCCCGTTCCGGATCTTCCGCTCCATCGTGCTGCCCAACGCCCGCCCGGCCCTGGTCACCCTGGCCGTGCTGTCCTTCCTGGCCAACTGGAACGACTTCGTCTGGCCGATCTACGTGCTGTTCTCCCCCGAGCGGCTGACCCTGCCCGTCGGGCTCAGCAAGCTGCAGGGCGCCTACACGACCGACTACCCGGTGATCATGGCCGGCGCCGCCATCGCGAGCGTCCCCGTGCTGATCCTCTACTCCTTCGTGCAGCGCTACGTCATCGAGGGTGCCGCCAGCAGCGGCATCAAGGGCTGA